In Platichthys flesus chromosome 20, fPlaFle2.1, whole genome shotgun sequence, a single genomic region encodes these proteins:
- the LOC133931977 gene encoding cerebellar degeneration-related protein 2-like → MLSVWRMEEFVTEEEEPWYDQQDLEQDLHLAAELGKTLLERNKELEDSLQLMYITNEEQVQEIEYLSKQLDVLRDMNEQHAKVYEQLDGTARELEHTNLTLVTDSKTSQQKIERLTGTIDTLQNQVESLSGQVEQLRSMEQLRVRREKRERRKTIHSFPCLRELCTAPRYEDEFVVGRAESFTVEAKRPPFEEENQHLREAVSALRAAVRTERGRREGVERECNLLLSEYSRLQMRVQDAEGCHTRVRELEVELQELQQLRRARTFLLGGEDDGVNLTQTVLNSTPETDTFLEVEVAEMGGGVREETEGGGGVGGAALPESNPVRKSCSDTALNAIVALDASGRRRGSYALHANSVRKRGMSILREVDEQYHALLEKYEELLGKCRRHEESLCNVEVQTSRPVSRDPSMKDCAMGPIPVPPPSPTQSPSTPEAIESISKQVDAVDKRLGQNTPEYKALFKEIFSRIQKTKMDIKATKAVKSSKSGKSGKSSKH, encoded by the exons ACCTCCACTTGGCGGCAGAGCTGGGAAAGACTCTCCTGGAGAGGAACAAGGAACTGGAGGACTCCTTGCAGCTGATGTACATCACGAATGAAGAGCAAGTGCAGGAGATTGAG TACCTATCGAAGCAGCTGGATGTTCTGCGGGACATGAATGAGCAGCACGCCAAAGTGTACGAGCAGCTGGACGGGACGGCCCGAGAGCTTGAACACACCAACCTCACTCTTGTGACAGACAGCAAGACCTCGCAGCAGAAGATCGAGAG ATTAACAGGGACTATTGATACTCTGCAGAACCAGGTGGAGTCCCTTTCTGGGCAGGTGGAGCAGCTACGCTCCATGGAGCAGCTCCGTgtcaggagggagaagagggagcgACGCAAGACCATCCACTCGTTCCCCTGCCTGAGGGAGCTCTGCACAGCACCCAG GTATGAGGATGAGTTTGTAGTGGGCAGGGCTGAAAGCTTTACCGTGGAGGCCAAGCGTCCACCGTTTGAAGAGGAGAACCAGCACCTGAGGGAGGCGGTGTCGGCCCTGCGTGCGGCGGTGCGCACTGAGAGGGGGCGGAGAGAGGGCGTGGAGAGGGAGTGCAACCTCCTGCTTTCTGAGTATTCGCGGCTGCAGATGCGAGTGCAG GACGCTGAGGGCTGCCACACGAGGGTAcgagagctggaggtggagctacaggagctgcagcagctacGTCGTGCTCGAACCTTCTTGCTGGGCGGTGAGGATGACGGCGTGAATCTCACCCAGACTGTCCTCAACAGCACGCCGGAGACTGACACCTTCCTGGAGGTGGAGGTCGCGGAgatggggggaggggtgagggaggagacagaaggtggaggaggtgtcGGGGGTGCAGCATTACCTGAGTCCAACCCTGTGAGGAAAAGCTGCAGCGACACAGCGCTCAACGCCATCGTGGCCCTCGATGCGTCCGGCCGCAGGAGAGGCAGCTACGCCCTGCACGCCAACAgcgtgaggaagagagggatgtcCATCCTCAGGGAGGTGGACGAGCAGTACCACGCCTTACTGGAGAAATACGAGGAGCTGTTAGGGAAGTGTCGTCGCCACGAGGAGAGCCTGTGTAACGTCGAGGTTCAGACTTCCCGACCAGTCTCCCGAGACCCATCCATGAAAGACTGTGCTATGGGCCCCATCCCGGTACCACCGCCAAGCCCTACCCAGTCGCCATCCACCCCTGAAGCCATCGAGAGCATCAGCAAGCAGGTGGATGCGGTGGATAAACGACTGGGACAAAACACACCAGAGTACAAGGCCCTTTTTAAGGAGATCTTCTCTCGTATCCAGAAGACCAAGATGGACATCAAAGCTACCAAAGCTGTTAAATCTAGCAAATCTGGCAAATCTGGCAAATCTAGTAAACACTAG